A genome region from Gadus chalcogrammus isolate NIFS_2021 chromosome 7, NIFS_Gcha_1.0, whole genome shotgun sequence includes the following:
- the LOC130385412 gene encoding zinc finger protein ZFP2-like, protein MSTNGEELRILSVHGKGEYPLAVDGHDNLFTVFKLETLSSLSVEHSVGKSLERGEQRTHTGEKPYGCDQCTERFKLKDSLKSHMRTHSGAKPYRCDQCVKCYYRSSHLKRHMKTHPRRKPYRCDQCVKCYYRSSHLKRHMKTHPREKPYRCNQCVKRFMKSSNLTAHMRTHSEEKPYRCNQCVKRFMRSSNLTAHMRTHSEDKPYRCNQCVKRFLRSCHLKVHMRTHSGEKPYRCYQCGTSFNQSTHLKVHMRIHSGQKPYRCDQCVKRFNQSSNLKVHMRTHSEEKPNWCDQCMKHFISSSHLKIHMRTHSGEKPYRCNQCVRRFSTSSNLTVHMRTHSGEKPYRCNQCVKRFSQSSALKRHMRTHSGEKPYRCNQCVKRFISRSHLKRHMRTHSGEKPYRCNQCVKRFSRSSALNRHMRTHSGEKP, encoded by the exons atgtccactAACGGCGAGGAGCTGCGGATCCTGAGTgtccacggaaaaggggagtacccactggcggtggacggccatgacaacCTCTTCACCGTGTTCAAACTGGAGACTCTGAGCTCGCTGTCCGTAGAACACAGCGTGGgaaagagcctggagcgcggcgagca GCGTacccacaccggcgagaagccgtaCGGGTGCGACCAGTGCACGGAGCGCTTCAAACTGAAAGACagcctgaagagccacatgaggactcactccggggcgaagccctacaggtgtgatcAATGCGTGAAGTGCTACTATAGGAGCTCTCACCTGAAGAGGCACATGAAGACTCACCCCAGGaggaagccctacaggtgtgatcAATGCGTGAAGTGCTACTATAGGAGCTCTCACCTGAAGAGGCACATGAAGACTCACCccagggagaagccctacaggtgcaaccaatgcgtgaagcgctttATGAAGAGTTCCAACCTGACGgcccacatgaggactcactccgagGAGAAGCCTTACAGGTGcaaccaatgcgtgaagcgctttATGAGGAGTTCCAACCTGACGgcccacatgaggactcactccgagGACAAGCCCTACAGGTGcaaccaatgcgtgaagcgcttctTGAGGAGTTGCCACCTgaaggtccacatgaggactcactccggggagaagccctacaggtgttaCCAATGTGGGACTAGTTTCAATCAGAGTACCCACCTGAAGGTCCACATGAGGATACACTCCGGGCAGAAGCCTTATAGGTGTGACCAATGTGTGAAGCGCTTCAATCA GAGTTCCAACCTgaaggtccacatgaggactcactccgagGAGAAGCCCAActggtgtgaccaatgcatgaagcacTTCATTTCGagctctcacctgaagatccacatgagaactcactccggggagaagccctacaggtgtaaccAATGCGTGAGGCGCTTCAGTACGAGTTCCAACCTGacggtccacatgaggactcactccggggagaagccctacaggtgtaaccaatgcgtgaagcgcttcagtcagagctCCGCCCTGAAGagacacatgaggactcactccggggagaagccctacaggtgtaaccaatgcgtgaagcgcttcatTTCGCGCTCTCACCTGAAGAggcacatgaggactcactccggggagaagccctacaggtgtaaccaatgcgtgaagcgcttcagtcggaGCTCCGCCCTGAATagacacatgaggactcactccggggagaagccctga